From Ipomoea triloba cultivar NCNSP0323 chromosome 5, ASM357664v1, the proteins below share one genomic window:
- the LOC116019969 gene encoding putative wall-associated receptor kinase-like 16: protein MSRSFLVLLQLVLWAVLGCFAPTYSTATSKTNYPIAKPNCVDHCWNVSIPFPFGLGEECALNSNFSITCNTSYYPPKPFITNSNLEVKDISVAGQLRIMKRVSKYCYEKGKWRSPLRSWLTSPMYYVNETANKFVAVGCDTFANVYAYGDDRSYRTGSNCMATCNSTQDVTNGTCSGFGCCETEIPNLAKNVYVQLDTVNNYTNTTDDVIPCSYALVVQKEEFNFSSTILSKEWNVEKLPMVLDWIISNETCNNACQDNSSCVAINGEGHRCACKEGYEGNPYLPPGCQDVDECENEQHNCSKNAVCSNTEGGFECSCKKGYRGDGKSALGCTSSNYRRHIMLVLGISLGIITKMISCFGLYLKCRQKKSVKMKKKFFKDNGGLILQERIDRGSTSSSTTRIFAAEELKKATNNYDKTRIIGQGGYGIVYRGDLLDGRIVAVKKAKMMDPTQVEQFINEVVVLSQINHRNIVKLFGCCLETEIPLLVYEFISNGTLSEHLHNKDKASAISWSTRLRIATETAEVLSYLHSAASPPIIHRDVKSVNILLDDDYTARVSDFGASRLVPQDQTQLTTMVQGTFGYLDPEYLQTNHLTEKSDVYSFGVVLVELLTSRRALSFDGPEKERHLSQYFLSLLKENHLFHILDDNIVCQGNTEELREVALLAKRCLNVKGDDRPTMKEVAVELGGLRRTTKHPWINNSDILMESDALLTEQPIPFGYDATFSITSSTTEYDSLKHNMEFPAAAGR from the exons ATGAGCCGCAGCTTCCTTGTACTACTCCAACTTGTGTTATGGGCAGTACTAGGTTGTTTTGCTCCTACCTATTCCACCGCCACATCAAAAACAAATTATCCCATAGCCAAACCCAACTGCGTTGATCATTGTTGGAACGTAAGCATCCCATTTCCCTTTGGTTTAGGAGAAGAATGTGCTCTAAACTCAAACTTCTCCATCACTTGCAACACCTCCTATTATCCTCCAAAACCATTTATAACAAATAGCAATTTGGAGGTTAAGGATATATCAGTTGCAGGGCAGCTAAGGATCATGAAGCGCGTATCTAAATATTGTTACGAGAAGGGAAAATGGCGTTCCCCATTGAGATCATGGCTTACTTCGCCAATGTACTACGTCAACGAGACCGCCAATAAATTCGTTGCTGTCGGGTGCGACACTTTCGCTAACGTTTACGCCTATGGCGATGACCGGTCGTACAGAACAGGGAGTAACTGTATGGCCACATGTAACTCCACACAGGATGTTACAAACGGGACTTGTTCCGGGTTTGGGTGTTGCGAGACCGAAATCCCTAACCTGGCCAAGAACGTGTACGTTCAATTGGATACTGTTAATAACTATACCAACACTACCGATGATGTTATTCCCTGCAGCTACGCCTTGGTGGTGCAAAAGGAGGAGTTCAATTTTTCCTCCACTATCCTTTCCAAGGAATGGAATGTGGAGAAGTTACCTATGGTTCTTGACTGGATAATCTCCAATGAGACGTGCAATAACGCGTGTCAAGATAATAGCTCATGTGTTGCCATCAATGGTGAGGGGCATCGTTGCGCTTGTAAGGAGGGCTATGAAGGCAATCCTTATCTCCCTCCAGGTTGCCAAG ATGTTGATGAATGTGAAAATGAACAGCACAACTGCTCCAAAAACGCCGTTTGCTCAAATACCGAAGGTGGCTTTGAGTGCTCTTGTAAGAAAGGTTACCGTGGCGATGGCAAGAGTGCTTTAGGCTGCACTTCTTCTAATTATCGTAGACACATCATGCTTGTTCTAG GTATTTCTTTAGGCATTATAACGAAGATGATCAGTTGTTTTGGTCTGTACTTAAAATGTCGACAAAAGAAATCAGTAAAGATGAAAAAGAAATTCTTTAAGGACAATGGAGGACTGATTCTGCAAGAAAGGATTGATCGAGGAAGTACATCTTCTAGCACAACAAGAATTTTTGCTGCCGAGGAGCTTAAAAAAGCAACCAACAACTATGACAAAACTAGAATCATTGGTCAAGGAGGTTATGGCATTGTTTATAGAGGGGACCTTCTTGACGGTAGAATTGTCGCAGTTAAAAAGGCCAAGATGATGGACCCAACCCAAGTTGAGCAGTTCATCAACGAGGTAGTTGTGCTTTCCCAAATCAATCACAGAAACATTGTCAAACTTTTTGGTTGTTGTTTAGAGACAGAAATTCCATTGTTGGTTTATGAGTTCATAAGCAATGGGACATTGTCCGAGCATCTACACAACAAAGACAAGGCATCGGCAATATCTTGGTCGACCCGTTTAAGAATAGCAACAGAAACAGCTGAGGTCCTCTCCTATTTGCACTCTGCCGCCTCTCCTCCCATCATCCACAGAGATGTTAAATCTGTAAATATTCTCCTTGATGATGACTACACCGCCAGGGTATCTGATTTTGGTGCATCCAGATTAGTCCCTCAAGATCAAACTCAATTGACAACAATGGTGCAAGGAACATTTGGTTATCTAGATCCTGAGTACTTGCAAACCAATCATTTAACAGAAAAGAGTGATGTTTATAGTTTCGGAGTTGTTCTCGTGGAGTTATTAACGAGTAGAAGGGCTCTATCTTTTGATGGTCCAGAGAAGGAGAGACATCTATCTCAGTATTTTCTTTCATTGTTGAAAGAGAATCATTTATTCCATATCCTTGATGACAACATTGTATGTCAGGGAAACACTGAAGAGCTACGAGAGGTTGCTTTGCTTGCAAAAAGGTGTTTAAATGTGAAGGGAGATGATAGGCCGACGATGAAGGAAGTTGCAGTTGAACTTGGTGGATTGAGGAGAACAACAAAACATCCATGGATCAATAATTCAGATATTTTAATGGAATCAGATGCTCTACTTACTGAGCAGCCAATCCCATTTGGATATGATGCTACTTTCAGTATAACATCATCAACAACTGAGTATGACAGTttaaaacataatatggaaTTTCCAGCCGCTGCTGGAAGATAA
- the LOC116019968 gene encoding putative wall-associated receptor kinase-like 16, translated as MKSFFLVLLLVLSAIVGFAPSAATSKTNNSSSSIAKPNCSDRCGNVMIPFPFGLREECALNSNFSITCNTSYHPPKPFITNTTAEVKDITVKGQLSVMKPINKICYNQTGGEVSSFESWPTPPTFYLNQTANKFITVGCDALALLIDYELQNQIEACRAFCDGLQEVKNGSCETGIGCCETGTTNVARNAFVEVGSLQKYTNTTHVVIPCSYAFVVQKEEFIFSSTMLTREWGVEKLPVVLDWIISNQTCNTACQGNTTCVVAINDTASSEGYRCACKEGYEGNPYLSGCQDIDECEDGEKNNCSQNAICSNTKGSYECSCNKGYHGDGKGALGCISSSHQPVMLVLGIALGTITLLIFGFCLYLAYLRRKSIQMKDKFFMENGGLILEQKIAQGSASSCTTRIFTADELKRATNNYDQIRIIGQGGFGIVYRGHLFDGQIVAIKKAKMMDPTQVEQFINEVIVLSQINHRNIVKLFGCCLETEIPLLVYEFINNGTLSEHLHSKNKASKMSWPIRLRIATETAEVLSYLHTAASPPIIHRDIKSANILLDDYYTAKVSDFGASRLVPQDQTQLTTMVKGTFGYLDPEYLQTNHLTEKSDVYSFGVVLVELLTSRSPLSFYGPEKERHLSQYFLSLLKGNQLFKILDDNIVCEGNTKELQEVALLAKRCLNVKADDRPTMKDVAIELGGLRRAAKHQLTNNSETSLESQTLHTKQPMPIGYDATFSTTTTTEYDSLKHHIKLPVTAGR; from the exons ATGAAGAGCTTCTTCCTTGTACTACTACTTGTGCTGTCGGCAATTGTAGGTTTTGCTCCTAGCGCCGCCACATCAAAGACTAAcaattcttcttcctccatagCCAAACCCAACTGCAGTGATCGTTGCGGGAACGTAATGATCCCATTTCCCTTTGGTTTAAGAGAAGAATGTGCTCTAAACTCAAACTTCTCCATCACTTGCAACACCTCCTATCATCCTCCAAAGCCATTCATAACAAACACTACCGCCGAGGTAAAGGATATAACAGTTAAAGGGCAGTTGAGCGTCATGAAGCCCATAAACAAAATCTGTTATAACCAAACAGGTGGAGAAGTTTCCTCATTTGAATCATGGCCCACCCCGCCAACATTCTACCTTAACCAGACCGCCAATAAATTTATTACTGTCGGTTGCGACGCGCTTGCTCTTCTCATAGACTATGAGCTGCAAAACCAAATCGAAGCTTGTAGGGCTTTCTGTGACGGCTTACAGGAGGTTAAGAACGGGAGTTGCGAGACCGGAATTGGGTGTTGCGAGACCGGAACTACCAACGTGGCGAGGAACGCATTCGTTGAGGTGGGTAGCTTGCAAAAATATACTAACACAACCCATGTTGTTATTCCCTGCAGCTACGCGTTCGTGGTGCAAAAAGAGGAGTTCATCTTTTCCTCCACTATGCTTACCAGAGAATGGGGTGTGGAGAAGCTACCGGTTGTTCTGGACTGGATCATCTCGAATCAGACGTGCAATACGGCATGTCAAGGTAACACCACATGTGTCGTTGCCATCAATGATACTGCCAGTAGTGAAGGGTATCGATGTGCTTGTAAGGAGGGTTATGAAGGCAATCCATACCTCTCTGGCTGCCAAG ATATTGATGAGTGCGAGGATGGAGAGAAGAACAACTGCTCCCAAAATGCTATTTGCTCAAATACCAAAGGTAGTTATGAGTGCTCTTGCAACAAAGGTTACCACGGCGATGGGAAGGGTGCTTTAGGGTGCATTTCTTCTAGTCATCAACCGGTCATGCTTGTTTTGG GTATTGCTTTAGGGACTATAACACTGCTGATCTTTGGTTTTTGTCTGTACTTGGCATATCTAAGGAGAAAATCAATACAGATGAAAGACAAATTCTTTATGGAAAATGGAGGATTGATTCTGGAACAAAAGATTGCCCAAGGTAGTGCATCTTCTTGCACAACAAGAATTTTCACTGCCGATGAGCTTAAAAGAGCCACTAACAACTATGATCAAATTAGAATCATTGGTCAAGGAGGTTTTGGCATTGTTTACAGAGGACACCTTTTTGATGGCCAAATAGTAGCTATTAAAAAGGCCAAGATGATGGATCCAACTCAAGTTGAGCAGTTCATCAATGAGGTAATTGTGCTCTCCCAAATAAATCATAGAAACATTGTCAAACTCTTTGGTTGTTGTTTAGAGACAGAGATTCCATTGTTGGTTTATGAGTTCATAAATAATGGAACATTGTCTGAGCATCTACATAGTAAAAACAAGGCTTCCAAAATGTCTTGGCCAATCCGTTTAAGAATAGCTACGGAAACAGCTGAGGTCCTCTCTTATTTGCACACAGCAGCTTCCCCTCCCATCATTCACAGAGATATTAAATCTGCAAATATTCTTCTTGATGATTACTACACTGCCAAGGTATCCGATTTTGGTGCATCGAGACTAGTCCCACAAGATCAAACTCAATTGACAACAATGGTGAAAGGAACATTTGGTTATCTAGATCCAGAGTACTTACAAACCAACCATTTAACAGAAAAGAGTGATGTTTACAGTTTCGGAGTTGTCCTTGTGGAGTTGCTAACAAGTAGAAGCCCTCTATCTTTTTATGGCCCAGAGAAGGAGAGACATCTATCTCAATATTTTCTTTCACTGTTGAAAGGGAATCAATTGTTCAAGATTCTTGATGATAACATTGTATGCGAGGGAAACACTAAAGAGTTACAAGAGGTTGCATTGCTTGCAAAAAGGTGTTTAAATGTGAAGGCGGATGATAGGCCGACAATGAAGGATGTAGCAATTGAACTAGGTGGATTGAGGAGGGCAGCAAAACATCAATTGACCAATAATTCAGAGACTTCCTTGGAATCACAGACTCTACATACCAAGCAACCCATGCCCATTGGATATGATGCTACTTTCAGTACTACAACAACAACTGAATATGATAGCTTAAAACATCATATCAAGTTACCAGTAACTGCCGGAAGATAG
- the LOC116019721 gene encoding putative wall-associated receptor kinase-like 16 has protein sequence MKMLRFLVLLLVLSAILVFAPTATSISIAKPKCDDRCGNVSIPFPFGMTSNCYLNPDFLITCNNSSHPPKPFLVDSKVEVRGISVKEQQVTIMTNVYSRCYEKGKPQSRLKLGYKSGSLKLYVSQTANKFVAVGCDTYAYVDGNGDDNSYKMEGCMASCVGIEEVKNGTCGGTGCCETDIPNVARNVYVSLDSINYYGNTSNDVNSCSYAFVVKSDEFNFSSTMLTKDWDVKEVPTVLDWTVPADKTPSETACKDNTTPVPFNDNEYRCACKEGYDGNPYLSGCQDIDECDVKQKNNCSQNAICTNTEGSYECSCKKGYHGDGKGDRGCIPSNHQPIGLVLGIALGTVTLVITVFCVYLGYRRRKSILMKEKFFRENGGSILQQKIAQGSASSRTTRIFTTDELKRATNNYDQTRIIGQGGFGIVYKGHLLDGRIIAVKKAKMMDPTQVEQFINEVIVLSQINHRNIVKLFGCCLEKEIPLLVYEFISNGTLSEHLHNKDKASKMPWSTRLRIATETAEVLSYLHSAASPPIIHRDVKSVNILLDDDCTARVSDFGASRLVPQDQTQLTTMVQGTFGYLDPEYLQTNHLTEKSDVYSFGVVLVELLTSRRALSFDGPEKERHLSQYFLSLLKENQLFKIVDAKIVCEENTEELQEVALLAKRCLNVKGEDRPTMKEVAVELSGLRRAAKHPWTNNLETSIESEALLTAQPIPFGYNATFSISTSEYDSLKHHMELPVAAGR, from the exons ATGAAGATGCTGAGGTTCCTTGTACTACTACTTGTGTTGTCGGCAATACTTGTTTTTGCTCCTACCGCCACCTCAATTTCGATAGCCAAACCCAAGTGCGATGATCGTTGCGGGAACGTAAGCATCCCATTTCCCTTTGGCATGACGTCAAATTGTTATCTAAACCCAGACTTCCTCATCACTTGCAACAACTCCTCTCATCCTCCAAAACCATTTCTAGTAGACAGTAAAGTGGAGGTAAGGGGCATATCGGTAAAAGAGCAGCAGGTGACCATCATGACAAATGTATATTCCAGGTGTTATGAGAAGGGCAAACCCCAATCCCGATTGAAGCTAGGGTACAAATCGGGATCGTTGAAATTGTACGTCAGCCAGACCGCCAATAAATTCGTCGCTGTTGGCTGCGACACTTATGCTTACGTTGACGGCAATGGCGACGACAATTCCTACAAAATGGAAGGCTGTATGGCCTCCTGTGTGGGAATTGAAGAAGTTAAGAACGGGACTTGCGGCGGGACCGGGTGTTGTGAGACCGACATTCCTAACGTGGCCAGAAACGTGTACGTTTCATTGGATAGTATAAATTACTACGGAAACACATCCAATGATGTTAATAGCTGCAGCTACGCCTTCGTGGTGAAAAGCGACGAGTTCAACTTTTCTTCCACTATGCTTACCAAAGATTGGGACGTCAAAGAGGTGCCCACGGTTCTTGACTGGACCGTCCCAGCGGACAAGACGCCCTCCGAAACGGCGTGTAAAGATAATACCACGCCTGTTCCTTTCAATGATAATGAGTACCGCTGCGCTTGTAAGGAAGGTTATGATGGCAATCCATATCTCTCTGGTTGCCAAG ATATTGATGAATGTGACGTTAAACAGAAGAATAACTGCTCCCAAAATGCTATTTGCACAAATACGGAAGGTAGTTATGAGTGCTCTTGCAAGAAAGGTTACCATGGCGATGGGAAAGGCGATAGAGGGTGCATCCCTTCTAATCATCAACCGATCGGGCTTGTTTTGG GTATTGCTTTAGGCACTGTAACGTTGGTGATCACTGTTTTTTGTGTGTACTTGGGATATCGACGGAGAAAATCAATATTGATGAAAGAGAaattttttagggaaaatggaGGATCGATTCTGCAACAGAAAATTGCCCAAGGTAGTGCATCTTCTCGCACAACAAGAATTTTCACTACTGATGAGCTTAAAAGGGCAACCAACAACTACGACCAAACTAGAATAATTGGTCAAGGAGGTTTTGGAATTGTCTACAAAGGACACCTCCTTGACGGCCGAATAATAGCTGTTAAAAAGGCAAAGATGATGGACCCAACCCAAGTCGAGCAGTTCATCAATGAGGTAATTGTGCTCTCCCAAATCAATCACAGAAACATAGTTAAACTCTTTGGTTGCTGTTTAGAGAAAGAAATTCCATTATTGGTTTATGAGTTCATAAGCAACGGGACGTTGTCTGAGCATCTACACAACAAAGACAAGGCATCCAAAATGCCATGGTCAACCCGTTTAAGAATAGCAACAGAAACAGCTGAGGTCCTCTCTTATTTGCACTCTGCCGCTTCTCCCCCCATCATCCATAGAGATGTTAAATCTGTAAATATTCTCCTTGATGATGATTGCACCGCCAGGGTATCCGATTTTGGTGCATCGAGATTAGTCCCTCAAGATCAAACTCAATTGACAACAATGGTGCAAGGAACATTTGGTTATCTAGATCCTGAGTACTTGCAAACTAATCATTTAACAGAAAAGAGTGATGTTTATAGTTTCGGAGTTGTCCTTGTGGAGTTGCTAACGAGTAGGAGGGCTCTATCTTTTGATGGTCCAGAGAAAGAGAGACATCTATCTCAATATTTTCTTTCATTGTTGAAAGAGAATCAGCTGTTCAAAATTGTTGATGCCAAAATTGTTTGTGAGGAAAACACTGAAGAGTTACAAGAGGTTGCCTTGCTTGCAAAAAGGTGTTTGAATGTGAAGGGGGAGGATAGGCCGACCATGAAAGAAGTTGCAGTGGAACTAAGTGGATTGAGGAGAGCAGCAAAACATCCATGGACCAATAATTTAGAGACTTCAATTGAATCAGAGGCTCTACTTACTGCACAACCAATCCCCTTTGGATATAATGCTACTTTCAGTATATCAACATCTGAATATGATAGTTTAAAACATCATATGGAGCTTCCCGTAGCTGCTGGAAGATAA